One Luteimonas sp. MC1825 DNA segment encodes these proteins:
- a CDS encoding GntP family permease, with the protein MSFLIVLAALVFLMLVAYRGYSVILFAPIAAMGAVLLIDPSLVAPMFTGLFMDKMVGFLKLYFPVFLLGAVFGKLIEISGFSKSIVAATIRVVGAQRAMLSIVIVCALLTYGGVSLFVVVFAVYPFAAELFRQSDIPKRLIPGTIALGAFTFTMDALPGTPQIQNIIPTAFFGTDTWAAPVLGTLGGVFIIILGMLYLEWRRRVAQRAGEGYGDPATLLNEPVEFVGGKLANPLVALLPLVMVGVSNLVLTRLLPGVYGASHSFIPAVVGNPAPVVQEVAKISAIWAVQGALLIGIATVLVFAWRTVFAQFAEGTKSAIGGALLASMNTASEYGFGAVIAALPGFLVVANALGSIPDPLVNEAVTVTALAGITGSASGGMSIALAAMADSFIANANAAGIPMEVLHRVASMASGGMDTLPHNGAVITLLAVTGLTHRQAYKDIFAITIIKTMAVFFIIATFYLTGWV; encoded by the coding sequence ATGTCGTTCCTGATCGTGCTCGCGGCACTGGTATTCCTGATGCTGGTGGCCTACCGCGGCTACAGCGTCATCCTGTTCGCCCCCATCGCCGCCATGGGCGCGGTGCTGCTGATCGACCCGTCGCTGGTCGCGCCGATGTTCACCGGCCTGTTCATGGACAAGATGGTCGGGTTCCTGAAGCTGTACTTCCCGGTCTTTCTGCTGGGCGCGGTATTCGGCAAGCTGATCGAGATTTCGGGCTTCTCCAAGTCGATCGTGGCGGCGACCATCCGCGTGGTCGGCGCACAGCGGGCGATGCTGTCGATCGTGATCGTCTGCGCGCTGCTCACCTACGGCGGCGTGTCGCTGTTCGTGGTGGTGTTCGCGGTGTACCCGTTCGCGGCCGAACTCTTCCGCCAGAGCGACATCCCCAAGCGCCTGATCCCCGGCACCATTGCGCTCGGTGCGTTCACCTTCACCATGGACGCACTGCCTGGAACACCGCAGATCCAGAACATCATTCCGACCGCCTTCTTTGGCACCGACACCTGGGCCGCACCGGTGCTGGGCACGCTGGGCGGGGTGTTCATCATCATCCTCGGCATGCTGTACCTGGAATGGCGGCGACGCGTGGCGCAACGCGCAGGCGAAGGCTACGGCGATCCGGCGACGCTCCTCAACGAACCCGTCGAGTTCGTCGGTGGAAAGCTCGCCAATCCGCTGGTCGCGCTGCTGCCGCTGGTGATGGTGGGCGTGTCCAACCTGGTGCTGACGCGCCTGCTGCCCGGCGTATACGGCGCCAGCCACAGCTTCATTCCCGCGGTCGTCGGCAACCCCGCGCCGGTGGTGCAGGAAGTCGCGAAGATCTCGGCGATCTGGGCCGTACAGGGCGCGCTGCTGATCGGCATCGCCACGGTGCTGGTGTTCGCCTGGCGCACGGTGTTCGCGCAGTTCGCGGAAGGCACCAAATCGGCCATCGGCGGCGCGCTGCTGGCGTCGATGAACACCGCGTCCGAGTATGGCTTTGGCGCGGTGATTGCTGCGCTGCCCGGCTTCCTGGTCGTGGCCAACGCGCTCGGTTCGATTCCGGATCCGCTGGTGAACGAGGCGGTCACGGTGACCGCGCTGGCCGGCATCACCGGCTCGGCGTCTGGCGGCATGTCGATCGCGCTTGCCGCGATGGCCGACAGCTTCATCGCCAACGCCAACGCCGCCGGGATCCCGATGGAGGTGCTGCACCGCGTCGCCTCGATGGCCTCCGGCGGCATGGACACCCTGCCCCACAACGGCGCGGTGATCACCCTGCTCGCGGTGACCGGCCTGACCCACCGGCAGGCCTACAAGGACATCTTCGCGATCACCATCATCAAGACCATGGCGGTATTCTTCATCATCGCCACGTTCTATCTCACCGGCTGGGTCTGA
- a CDS encoding DUF1800 domain-containing protein: MAETRVASRRGAMGNVPARRYGGYSIEAATRPPRDIPPAPPPPPGAPGPRPRPPHEALAPPPAWVRAWHRLGYGITPTAKQEFDALGSNDVARYEAMLEQQLAWESISDSALDARLAAAGYSTLAKTLPQLWADHVASGPAYEVRMLPAWEVQRASLVRAVFSRRQLHERMTTFWHDHFNVMLSDYDAGPVYVHYNRDVMRSHAMGNFRTMLEAMARSTSMMFFLDNRTNRRSGPNENFARELLELHTFGAENYLGFVNPSAVPPCPEDPTYPIGYTDIDVYETAAAFTGWSVRTGTGGDGTFVYNASDHDTGPKMVLGMYLLPEQAALKDGRDVLDRIASHPRVAKFICRKLIRHFATDTPPQSLVNSAAAMFRAQWQNPDQLRLVLRHILRSEVVREGWDGKRRRPSEVVAAAMRAAGADWTLRPDHDRSNDFMWRLGATGHSPNDWPAPNGYPDTATAWSGANSFAMTWKMLGWLAETSDGTQRLMPIVETSRAAVAQWTPRALVDFWCQRVLGHAPAAARLQLLYRFMAQNGSIDTSVILDDNAWRGSDLKGHYNHDRLRSMVSMLLMSPEFSTR; this comes from the coding sequence ATGGCCGAAACAAGGGTGGCAAGCCGCCGCGGCGCGATGGGCAACGTGCCGGCGCGGCGCTATGGCGGATACTCGATCGAGGCGGCCACGCGCCCGCCCCGTGACATTCCACCGGCGCCTCCGCCGCCGCCCGGCGCGCCTGGTCCCCGTCCGCGCCCCCCGCACGAAGCGCTCGCCCCCCCGCCGGCATGGGTGCGCGCATGGCACCGCCTCGGTTACGGCATCACACCGACCGCGAAGCAGGAGTTCGACGCACTCGGCAGCAACGATGTCGCCCGCTACGAGGCGATGCTCGAGCAGCAGCTGGCCTGGGAGTCGATCAGCGACTCCGCGCTGGATGCACGCCTGGCCGCCGCCGGCTACAGCACCCTCGCCAAGACCCTGCCCCAGCTTTGGGCCGATCATGTCGCAAGCGGGCCGGCGTACGAAGTGCGGATGCTCCCGGCGTGGGAGGTGCAGCGCGCCTCGCTGGTGCGCGCGGTGTTCTCGCGCCGCCAGCTGCACGAGCGAATGACCACGTTCTGGCACGACCACTTCAACGTCATGCTCAGCGACTACGACGCCGGCCCCGTGTACGTGCACTACAACCGCGATGTCATGCGCAGCCATGCGATGGGCAACTTCCGCACCATGCTCGAGGCGATGGCGCGCAGCACGTCGATGATGTTCTTCCTCGACAACCGCACCAACCGGCGCTCGGGTCCCAACGAGAATTTCGCGCGCGAACTGCTGGAGCTGCATACCTTCGGCGCGGAGAACTACCTGGGCTTCGTCAACCCGTCCGCGGTCCCGCCGTGTCCGGAGGACCCGACCTACCCGATCGGCTACACCGACATCGACGTGTACGAGACCGCGGCCGCATTCACCGGCTGGAGCGTGCGCACCGGCACCGGCGGCGACGGCACGTTCGTCTACAACGCCAGCGACCATGACACCGGGCCGAAGATGGTGCTCGGCATGTACCTGCTGCCCGAACAGGCCGCGCTGAAGGACGGCCGCGACGTGCTGGACCGCATTGCCAGCCATCCGCGCGTGGCGAAGTTCATCTGCCGCAAGCTGATCCGCCACTTCGCCACCGACACGCCGCCGCAGTCGCTGGTGAACAGCGCCGCGGCGATGTTCCGCGCGCAGTGGCAGAACCCCGACCAGCTCCGCCTGGTGCTGCGCCACATCCTGCGCTCCGAAGTCGTCCGCGAGGGCTGGGACGGAAAACGTCGCCGGCCATCGGAAGTGGTCGCGGCGGCCATGCGCGCCGCAGGCGCCGACTGGACCCTCCGCCCCGACCACGACCGCAGCAACGACTTCATGTGGCGCCTGGGTGCCACCGGCCACTCGCCCAACGACTGGCCGGCGCCCAACGGCTACCCCGACACGGCCACGGCCTGGTCCGGCGCCAACAGTTTTGCCATGACCTGGAAGATGCTCGGCTGGCTGGCGGAAACCAGCGACGGCACGCAGCGGCTGATGCCGATCGTGGAGACGTCGCGGGCAGCCGTGGCGCAGTGGACGCCGCGCGCGCTGGTTGACTTCTGGTGCCAGCGCGTCCTCGGCCATGCCCCCGCGGCAGCCCGCCTGCAGCTGCTCTACCGGTTCATGGCGCAGAACGGCAGCATCGACACCAGCGTGATCCTCGACGACAACGCGTGGCGCGGCAGCGACCTGAAAGGGCACTACAACCACGACCGGCTGCGCAGCATGGTGTCCATGCTGCTGATGTCCCCCGAATTCTCCACCCGCTGA
- a CDS encoding DUF1501 domain-containing protein produces MVDIELSRREFLKGCCATAAIAGAAPALLYSRPAFAGTPHDTLVHVFLRGGIDGLNLVVPTAGEDRIHYEQARPSLAIAATGPYAALPLSLAGGAATGFGLHPSAIGLHELWGESKLAIVHGCGMQTTVTRSHFDAQLYCDLGTPGQQGGGTGWLTRAWNSDHGAADNTPMPMLAVNSRQPANMLGGTDALSMGTPTDFALNAGPWQWREGGGGRAAGVLGVNDLLAEYLAGRSAVERQAALAEQSLRMVRAQPYSAALPAGWPTSTFARQLWTVAQSIRFGVGLRYAAVDLGGWDTHEGQGTAGSGYHYYQNKIAELSQALTAFYVEMAAGGEASRVTVVVQSEFGRRVRQNGSGGTDHGYGNPMLVLGGPVNGRRFYGQWMGLDPEVLSPYFGDIPVATDFRRVVSELLIRRMGNNRLGQVFPAYAGYAPLGLFQGNDMPPEYGTPPSSRTRLRALARHRQPAYGESIQGGMRATADTGGNRLARGLSALRRKAVRARMRVQRALARLAS; encoded by the coding sequence ATGGTCGACATCGAACTCTCGCGCCGCGAATTCCTCAAGGGCTGCTGTGCCACCGCCGCGATCGCCGGCGCCGCGCCCGCGCTGCTGTACTCGCGCCCGGCGTTCGCGGGCACTCCGCATGACACCCTGGTCCACGTGTTCCTGCGCGGCGGCATCGACGGCCTGAACCTGGTGGTGCCGACCGCCGGCGAGGACCGCATCCACTACGAGCAGGCGCGCCCTTCGCTGGCCATCGCCGCCACGGGGCCCTACGCGGCGCTGCCGCTCAGCCTGGCTGGCGGCGCCGCCACCGGCTTCGGGCTGCATCCGTCGGCCATCGGGCTGCACGAACTGTGGGGCGAGTCGAAGCTGGCGATCGTGCATGGCTGCGGCATGCAGACCACGGTCACGCGCAGCCATTTCGATGCGCAGCTGTACTGCGACCTGGGCACGCCGGGGCAGCAGGGCGGCGGCACCGGCTGGCTGACGCGCGCATGGAACAGCGATCACGGCGCGGCGGACAACACGCCCATGCCGATGCTGGCGGTCAACAGCCGGCAGCCCGCGAACATGCTGGGCGGCACGGATGCGCTGTCGATGGGCACGCCCACCGACTTCGCGCTCAACGCCGGTCCCTGGCAGTGGCGCGAAGGTGGTGGCGGACGCGCCGCCGGGGTGCTCGGTGTCAACGACCTGCTGGCGGAATACCTGGCAGGACGCAGCGCAGTCGAACGCCAGGCCGCGCTGGCCGAGCAGTCGCTGCGCATGGTGCGTGCGCAGCCCTACAGCGCCGCCCTGCCCGCCGGCTGGCCCACCAGCACCTTCGCGCGCCAGCTGTGGACGGTCGCGCAGTCGATCCGCTTCGGCGTGGGCCTGCGCTATGCGGCAGTGGACCTGGGCGGCTGGGACACCCACGAAGGCCAGGGCACGGCGGGCAGCGGCTACCACTACTACCAGAACAAGATCGCCGAACTCTCGCAGGCCCTCACCGCGTTCTACGTCGAGATGGCCGCCGGTGGCGAGGCGTCGCGGGTGACCGTGGTGGTGCAATCGGAGTTCGGGCGGCGTGTGCGCCAGAACGGCAGCGGAGGCACCGACCACGGCTACGGCAATCCGATGCTGGTGCTCGGCGGGCCGGTCAACGGGCGTCGCTTCTATGGCCAGTGGATGGGCCTGGATCCCGAGGTGCTGTCGCCCTACTTCGGCGACATCCCGGTCGCCACCGACTTCCGTCGGGTCGTGTCGGAGCTGCTGATCCGGCGGATGGGCAACAACCGCCTCGGGCAGGTGTTTCCCGCCTACGCCGGCTACGCGCCGCTCGGCCTGTTCCAGGGCAATGACATGCCGCCGGAGTACGGCACGCCACCCTCCTCGCGCACGCGCCTGCGGGCGCTGGCGCGCCACCGCCAGCCGGCCTACGGCGAATCGATCCAGGGCGGCATGCGCGCCACCGCGGACACGGGTGGGAACCGCCTGGCACGCGGCCTCAGTGCCCTGCGTCGCAAGGCGGTACGCGCCAGGATGCGCGTGCAGCGAGCGCTCGCCCGCCTGGCGTCCTGA
- the pnp gene encoding polyribonucleotide nucleotidyltransferase — translation MAKVIKSFEYGNRTVTIETGEIARQAGGAVMVSCEGTVLLVSAVANKTAREGQDFFPLTVDYQEKFYAGGRIPGGFFKREGRQTEKETLISRLIDRPIRPLFPDGFRNEVQIIATVMSMNPEVDGDILALIGASAALSLSGAPFDGPIGAAKVGYKDGQYLLNPTISELKDSELELVVAGTANAVLMVESEAKELSEDVMLGAVMFGHQQMQVAISTINELVAEAGKPKWSWTAPAADEGIVHAIRTAVGEQLAAAFQVRDKLERKDAISTVKKAILNALAPHAEANAWAPGDLSKEFSEQEYQTMRNSVLKTRVRIDGRALDTVRPIASRVGILPRVHGSSLFTRGETQAIVAVTLGTARDGQIIDAVSGEYKEHFLFHYNFPPYSVGEAGRMMGPKRREIGHGRLAKRGVLAVMPTMEEFPYTIRVVSEITESNGSSSMASVCGSSLALMDAGVPIKAPVAGIAMGLVKEGDDYVVLSDILGDEDHLGDMDFKVAGTTNGISALQMDIKIQGITEEIMKVALAQAKQGRLHILKEMEAALTAPRSELSEFAPRLITIRIHPDKIREVIGKGGSVIQAITKETGTQIDIQDDGTITIASVDAAAGRAAKERIEQITSDVEPGRIYEGKVVKLMDFGAFVTISPGKDGLVHVSQISNERVEKVGDVLKEGDMVKVKVLEVDKQGRIRLSMKAVEEGEGVVGE, via the coding sequence GTGGCAAAAGTGATCAAGAGCTTCGAGTACGGCAACCGCACGGTCACCATCGAGACCGGTGAAATCGCCCGCCAGGCCGGCGGCGCGGTCATGGTCTCGTGCGAGGGCACCGTGCTGCTGGTCAGCGCCGTCGCCAACAAGACCGCGCGCGAGGGGCAGGATTTCTTCCCGCTCACCGTCGACTACCAGGAGAAGTTCTACGCCGGCGGCCGCATCCCGGGCGGTTTCTTCAAGCGCGAGGGCCGCCAGACCGAGAAGGAAACGCTGATCTCGCGCCTGATCGACCGCCCGATCCGCCCGCTGTTCCCGGACGGCTTCCGCAACGAAGTGCAGATCATCGCCACGGTGATGTCGATGAACCCCGAGGTCGACGGCGACATCCTCGCCCTGATCGGTGCCTCGGCCGCGCTGTCGCTTTCGGGCGCGCCGTTCGACGGCCCGATCGGCGCCGCCAAGGTCGGCTACAAGGACGGCCAGTACCTGCTCAACCCGACCATCTCCGAGCTGAAGGATTCCGAGCTCGAGCTGGTCGTCGCCGGTACCGCCAACGCGGTGCTGATGGTCGAGTCGGAAGCCAAGGAGCTGTCCGAAGACGTGATGCTCGGTGCGGTGATGTTCGGCCACCAGCAGATGCAGGTCGCGATCAGCACCATCAACGAACTCGTCGCCGAAGCCGGCAAGCCCAAGTGGAGCTGGACCGCGCCCGCCGCGGACGAAGGCATCGTGCACGCCATCCGCACCGCCGTCGGCGAGCAGCTCGCGGCCGCATTCCAGGTGCGTGACAAGCTCGAGCGCAAGGACGCCATCTCGACCGTCAAGAAGGCGATCCTGAACGCGCTGGCCCCGCATGCCGAGGCCAATGCCTGGGCGCCGGGCGACCTCTCGAAGGAGTTCAGCGAGCAGGAATACCAGACCATGCGCAACTCGGTCCTCAAGACCAGGGTCCGCATCGACGGCCGCGCGCTCGACACGGTCCGCCCGATCGCCAGCCGCGTCGGCATCCTGCCGCGCGTGCACGGCTCGTCGCTGTTCACCCGTGGCGAGACCCAGGCGATCGTCGCCGTGACGCTCGGCACCGCCCGCGACGGCCAGATCATCGATGCCGTGTCCGGCGAGTACAAGGAACACTTCCTGTTCCACTACAACTTCCCCCCGTACTCGGTCGGCGAAGCCGGCCGCATGATGGGTCCGAAGCGTCGCGAGATCGGCCACGGCCGCCTTGCCAAGCGCGGCGTGCTCGCCGTGATGCCGACGATGGAAGAGTTCCCGTACACCATCCGCGTCGTGTCCGAGATCACCGAGTCGAACGGTTCGTCGTCGATGGCGTCGGTCTGCGGTTCGTCGCTGGCGCTGATGGACGCGGGCGTGCCGATCAAGGCGCCGGTCGCCGGCATCGCGATGGGCCTGGTGAAGGAAGGCGACGACTATGTCGTGCTGTCCGACATCCTCGGTGACGAGGACCACCTCGGCGACATGGACTTCAAGGTTGCCGGCACCACCAACGGCATCTCGGCGCTGCAGATGGACATCAAGATCCAGGGCATCACCGAAGAGATCATGAAGGTCGCGCTGGCGCAGGCCAAGCAGGGCCGCCTGCACATCCTCAAGGAAATGGAAGCCGCGCTGACCGCGCCGCGTTCGGAGCTCTCCGAGTTCGCGCCGCGCCTGATCACCATCAGGATCCACCCCGACAAGATCCGCGAAGTGATCGGCAAGGGCGGTTCGGTCATCCAGGCGATCACCAAGGAAACCGGCACCCAGATCGACATCCAGGACGACGGCACGATCACGATCGCATCGGTCGACGCCGCCGCCGGCCGCGCCGCCAAGGAGCGCATCGAGCAGATCACCTCCGACGTCGAGCCGGGCCGGATCTACGAGGGCAAGGTCGTCAAGCTGATGGACTTCGGTGCCTTCGTCACCATCTCCCCCGGCAAGGACGGCCTGGTCCACGTGTCGCAGATCTCCAACGAGCGCGTCGAGAAGGTCGGCGACGTGCTCAAGGAAGGCGACATGGTCAAGGTCAAGGTGCTGGAAGTCGACAAGCAGGGCCGCATCCGCCTGTCGATGAAGGCGGTCGAGGAAGGCGAGGGCGTGGTCGGCGAGTAA
- the rpsO gene encoding 30S ribosomal protein S15, with the protein MSTIDTGKIIEDNKRGDADTGSPEVQVALLTARIVHLTEHFKAHKQDHHSRRGLLMMVNRRRSLLDYLHRKDSARYKALIEKLGLRR; encoded by the coding sequence ATGTCCACCATCGACACCGGCAAGATCATTGAAGACAACAAGCGCGGCGACGCGGACACCGGCTCCCCGGAAGTCCAGGTCGCCCTGCTCACCGCACGCATCGTGCACCTGACCGAGCATTTCAAGGCGCACAAGCAGGACCACCACAGCCGCCGCGGGCTGCTGATGATGGTCAACCGCCGCCGCAGCCTGCTCGACTACCTGCACCGCAAGGACAGCGCGCGTTACAAGGCGCTGATCGAGAAGCTCGGCCTGCGTCGCTGA
- the truB gene encoding tRNA pseudouridine(55) synthase TruB, whose protein sequence is MTAKPRTRFRKLDGILLLDKPRGLSSNQALQRVRHMFRAEKGGHTGSLDPLATGLLPVCFGEATKIAGGLLGARKAYDVVARLGQVTDTDDADGQLLRERPVPLLDVATLDAALAALTGHIQQRPPIYSALKRGGEPLYAKARRGEPVEVEPRPVDVHAFTLLSAADLLDVPGDGRPPHILRLRVECGSGTYVRSLVRDLGEALGCGAHVSELRRLWVDPFRDPRMWTLDDLAALAARGEHCLESCLLPIESGMDAWPRVAVGAADAARLSYGQGAPGPFSPQGEVAIHGPDARVLGLGEVDADGALRPRRMFAWACAQPTGGAATA, encoded by the coding sequence ATGACTGCCAAGCCACGTACGCGCTTCCGCAAGCTCGACGGCATCCTGCTGCTCGACAAGCCGCGCGGGCTGAGTTCCAACCAGGCACTGCAGCGCGTCCGCCACATGTTCCGCGCCGAGAAGGGCGGGCATACCGGCAGCCTCGACCCGCTGGCCACCGGCCTGCTGCCCGTGTGCTTCGGCGAAGCCACCAAGATCGCCGGTGGCCTGCTGGGTGCGCGCAAGGCCTACGACGTTGTCGCGCGCCTGGGACAGGTGACCGACACCGACGATGCCGACGGCCAGCTGCTGCGCGAGCGCCCGGTGCCGCTGCTCGATGTCGCCACCCTCGATGCCGCGCTGGCGGCGCTCACCGGCCACATCCAGCAGCGGCCCCCGATCTATTCTGCACTCAAGCGCGGCGGCGAACCGCTGTACGCCAAGGCCCGGCGCGGCGAGCCGGTGGAAGTCGAACCGCGCCCCGTGGACGTGCACGCCTTTACGCTGCTCTCGGCCGCCGATCTGCTCGACGTGCCCGGCGATGGCCGTCCGCCGCACATCCTGCGCCTGCGTGTTGAATGCGGGTCCGGCACCTACGTGCGCAGCCTGGTGCGCGATCTCGGTGAAGCACTGGGCTGCGGCGCGCACGTGTCCGAGCTGCGGCGCCTGTGGGTGGACCCGTTCAGGGACCCGCGGATGTGGACGCTCGACGACCTGGCCGCGCTCGCGGCACGCGGCGAGCACTGCCTCGAATCCTGCCTGCTGCCCATCGAATCCGGCATGGATGCCTGGCCACGGGTCGCCGTGGGCGCCGCCGACGCCGCGCGCCTGTCGTACGGGCAGGGCGCCCCCGGGCCATTCAGCCCGCAGGGGGAGGTGGCGATCCACGGTCCCGACGCGCGCGTGCTGGGTCTGGGCGAAGTGGATGCCGATGGCGCGTTGCGGCCGCGGCGCATGTTCGCCTGGGCCTGCGCCCAACCGACGGGCGGTGCCGCGACGGCGTGA
- the rbfA gene encoding 30S ribosome-binding factor RbfA, whose protein sequence is MKKSFHRTDRVSAQLRRELGTLVRDAVAQHGLPSLSVSDVEVTRDMAHAKVFVTALDPERAAEAMKGLKAVAYEVRYRLAHTVKMRHVPELHFHYDDSVDRGERIENLLREAGGPGDRDDSGEPGSGD, encoded by the coding sequence GTGAAGAAGTCCTTCCACAGAACCGACCGCGTGTCCGCCCAGCTCCGCCGCGAGCTGGGCACCCTCGTGCGCGACGCGGTCGCGCAGCACGGCCTGCCGTCGCTCAGCGTCTCCGACGTCGAGGTCACCCGTGACATGGCGCACGCCAAGGTCTTCGTGACCGCGCTCGACCCCGAGCGCGCCGCCGAGGCCATGAAGGGCCTGAAGGCGGTGGCGTACGAAGTCCGCTACCGCCTTGCGCATACGGTGAAGATGCGCCACGTGCCGGAGCTGCATTTCCATTACGACGACTCCGTCGACCGCGGCGAGCGCATCGAGAACCTGCTGCGCGAAGCGGGCGGGCCGGGCGACCGCGATGACTCCGGCGAGCCCGGCAGCGGGGACTGA